CTTGATATTAAGCACAATTATGGGTTCTGGTCAGTGGCAGACGTTGAACTCTCTTGCTTTATCGTCATTCCAGATTAGACAGAGACATTCGTAGCCCCTCTCCTTCGCTTTGGAAGAGCAATTGGCGTGAGGGCAACTGTTTCAACCTAAATTGAAACAACTATAGTTTCTAGAGTTCAGGCTACGGATTTTTTTCTGTGTTGGACATGGCTAGCTGAACCGCACGCTGACTAGCTTCTTGATAAATTGCTGTCAACTTTGTCATAGCTGAGGTAACTGCAACTTTGGTTTGGGTTGTTGCTCCAGTGACCTCTGGTTTTAGTGGAATAGGGCCTAGCACATCTAGCACAGTCTCTGAGGTAGGAGGTGGAGTAATAACCACGAGGGATGGCTCTAGTTGCTGGTCATAGTTCCAAAATGTTACTGGATCAACCACCAGTCCCAACCCTGAGGAGGATGGTTCCTGAATATGTCCTTCGGAGACGACATCATCAGCTTCTTGGGTTTTGACTTGTTCACCACGAATTTGGCGCAGGGCAGCAATAATCTGGTCTCGGCTGCGTCCTCGTAATTGAAACAGTACAAAGGGATCTGCTCCAAACCGATCGCCTAGCAGATAATAGACCGCGCCAATAT
The DNA window shown above is from Cyanobacteriota bacterium and carries:
- a CDS encoding SWIM zinc finger family protein, which gives rise to MTNHATEQEWWKERWLDALASFGRTLRSARAHNYARQGNVLKLDFEGNKIIAKVQGTAPQPYTVSISLQSFSDDEWQNVIEAMAGRAVFAAKLLAGEMPREIEEVFTANGLSLFPLTRSDIHSRCSCPDKANPCKHIGAVYYLLGDRFGADPFVLFQLRGRSRDQIIAALRQIRGEQVKTQEADDVVSEGHIQEPSSSGLGLVVDPVTFWNYDQQLEPSLVVITPPPTSETVLDVLGPIPLKPEVTGATTQTKVAVTSAMTKLTAIYQEASQRAVQLAMSNTEKNP